The following coding sequences lie in one Gemmatimonadaceae bacterium genomic window:
- a CDS encoding OFA family MFS transporter, with product MSLSFLDREHTIAGEGYSRWLVPPAALAIHLSIGQAYAFSVFNLPLSQRIGVTHSAPDDWKLSTIGWVFSIAIVFLGLSAALFGAWLERVGPRKAMFVAALCFAGGFEVGALGIATHQFWILLLGYGVLGGIGLGIGYISPVTTLIKWFPDRPGMATGMAIMGFGGGAMIASPLSTTLMAYFKTASAPGVAFTFVTMGILYFCFMMFGVFTVRIPRPGWRPAGWTSPPPRAMVTTGNVTADRAITTPQFWLLWLVLCMNVTAGIGVLGQASPMIQEMFPGSISVSAAAGFVGLLSLANMGGRFFWSSLSDVIGRKAVYATFFLLGAVLYALVPSTGRAGNVALFVIGYVVIISMYGGGFATIPAYLRDMFGTIQVGAIHGRLLTAWSTAGVLGPVLVNYIREYEIAHGVPKAGAYTTTMYIMAALLVVGFVCNLLVRPVDERHVTAEFAAANTAVA from the coding sequence ATGAGCCTGTCTTTTCTCGACCGCGAACACACGATCGCCGGTGAAGGCTACTCGCGCTGGCTGGTCCCGCCCGCCGCGCTGGCGATCCACCTCTCGATCGGACAGGCGTACGCGTTCAGCGTCTTCAATCTTCCGCTGTCGCAACGCATCGGCGTCACCCACTCGGCGCCCGACGATTGGAAGCTGAGCACGATCGGGTGGGTGTTCAGCATCGCGATCGTGTTCCTCGGACTGTCGGCGGCGCTCTTCGGCGCGTGGCTGGAGCGCGTCGGCCCGCGCAAGGCGATGTTCGTCGCGGCTCTGTGCTTCGCGGGCGGATTCGAAGTCGGCGCGCTCGGCATCGCGACGCATCAATTCTGGATCCTCTTGCTCGGCTACGGCGTGCTCGGCGGCATCGGCCTTGGCATCGGGTACATCTCTCCGGTGACGACGCTCATCAAGTGGTTCCCGGACCGGCCGGGCATGGCGACGGGAATGGCGATCATGGGATTCGGCGGCGGGGCGATGATCGCGTCGCCGCTGTCGACGACGCTCATGGCGTACTTCAAGACGGCGTCGGCGCCCGGCGTCGCGTTTACGTTCGTGACGATGGGCATTCTCTACTTCTGCTTCATGATGTTCGGCGTGTTCACCGTTCGCATTCCGCGGCCGGGCTGGCGGCCGGCGGGTTGGACGTCACCGCCGCCACGCGCCATGGTGACGACGGGCAACGTCACCGCGGACCGCGCGATCACGACGCCGCAGTTCTGGCTTCTCTGGCTCGTGCTCTGCATGAACGTCACGGCGGGAATCGGCGTGCTCGGCCAGGCGTCGCCGATGATTCAGGAGATGTTTCCCGGTTCGATTTCCGTGAGCGCGGCGGCCGGCTTCGTCGGCTTGCTGAGCCTCGCCAACATGGGCGGACGCTTCTTCTGGTCGTCGCTTTCGGACGTGATTGGCCGCAAGGCCGTGTACGCGACCTTCTTTTTGCTCGGCGCCGTGCTGTACGCGTTGGTTCCGTCTACCGGCCGCGCCGGCAACGTCGCGCTCTTCGTGATCGGGTACGTCGTGATCATCAGCATGTACGGCGGCGGTTTTGCGACGATCCCCGCGTATCTGCGGGACATGTTCGGCACGATCCAGGTCGGCGCGATTCATGGCCGCCTGCTCACCGCATGGTCGACGGCCGGCGTGCTCGGGCCTGTGCTCGTCAACTACATCCGCGAGTACGAGATCGCCCACGGCGTACCCAAAGCCGGTGCGTACACGACGACGATGTACATCATGGCAGCGCTGCTCGTCGTCGGATTCGTCTGCAACCTGCTCGTGCGCCCGGTTGACGAGCGCCACGTGACCGCCGAATTCGCCGCGGCCAACACCGCCGTGGCCTGA
- a CDS encoding CocE/NonD family hydrolase, with protein MPRLAALSILALLAVASCDRPSSHSLVGEWDAYSALGSTPLPGFEGWRRMGFAHFESDSGGIVGAIRSRTGDPILDLARAEMRGDSVLISGARNLTLAAAWHGDTLSGVMLAGGTPSGRRYRLVRRATAFAVEQSYALWPGAVSDSQYAVTEDTLVFMKTRDGAKLASYIARPVGNGPFGVVMQRTPYRRVLHPAGKFWASHGYIFVAQHVRGRDVSDGKDFGDYDTDVRDGYDAVEWAAKLPGANGKVGLIGHSDEGRLAWYAAVSAPPHLAAFAPSAASGDPWRIVPYEDMVFSPINVDWACLMRARTMQNTADLDIGSALAHLPLIDLPQRLGCGDVPLWDRWVAHPSLDAYWRAHAVTTNIAKVRAPVLQIAGWYDDSRGPIDYTNALLAVPNHPFIRLVMGPGAHKGVDYVAGEFGPQSRVDTRQLQLRWFDHYLLGKDNGVDKEPPFDDFVFGDNTWRKEAAWPIARAVATKWYVSSGGAANTSAGNGLLDTIPPTGAAGDTFTYDPANPTPFLIDSRELETSLNEDYTSLNASRRDELVFTSKPLTKPVEVTGQMSATLWAATDAKDTDWNVMLLDVFPDGHAERVQDGLMRARFRKGFDKEVPLSPGSVEQYDLDLWFTSRVFEPGHKIRVTVSSSLFPKYDRNLNTGGNNERDSTFVVAHQTLVHDAAHPSHVLLPVIPR; from the coding sequence ATGCCTCGTCTCGCCGCGCTCTCAATCCTGGCTCTCCTGGCCGTCGCCTCGTGCGACCGTCCTTCTTCGCACTCCCTCGTCGGGGAGTGGGATGCCTATTCAGCCCTGGGCTCCACTCCGCTCCCCGGCTTCGAGGGCTGGCGCCGAATGGGCTTCGCGCATTTCGAATCGGACAGCGGTGGTATCGTCGGCGCAATCCGCAGCCGCACCGGCGATCCGATTCTCGACCTCGCCCGGGCCGAAATGCGCGGCGATTCGGTTCTCATCAGCGGCGCGCGAAACTTGACGCTGGCCGCGGCCTGGCACGGCGATACGCTGTCGGGCGTCATGCTCGCGGGCGGAACGCCGAGCGGGCGGCGGTATCGTCTCGTTCGGCGCGCGACGGCGTTCGCCGTCGAGCAATCGTACGCGCTCTGGCCGGGCGCCGTCTCGGATTCGCAGTACGCGGTTACGGAAGACACGCTCGTTTTCATGAAGACGCGCGACGGCGCGAAGCTGGCGAGCTACATCGCGCGTCCGGTTGGGAACGGACCGTTTGGCGTCGTGATGCAGCGAACGCCGTACCGGCGCGTCCTCCATCCCGCGGGAAAGTTCTGGGCCTCGCACGGTTACATTTTCGTCGCGCAGCACGTGCGCGGCCGCGACGTGTCGGACGGCAAGGACTTCGGCGACTACGATACCGACGTGCGCGACGGATACGACGCCGTCGAGTGGGCGGCAAAGCTGCCTGGCGCGAACGGCAAGGTCGGACTCATCGGACACTCCGACGAGGGAAGGCTCGCGTGGTACGCGGCCGTGAGCGCGCCACCTCATCTCGCGGCGTTCGCGCCGTCGGCGGCGAGCGGCGATCCGTGGCGCATCGTACCCTACGAGGACATGGTCTTCTCGCCGATCAACGTCGACTGGGCGTGCCTGATGCGCGCGCGCACGATGCAGAACACGGCCGATCTCGATATCGGGTCGGCGCTCGCGCACCTGCCGCTGATCGACTTGCCGCAGCGCTTGGGATGCGGAGACGTCCCGCTGTGGGATCGTTGGGTCGCGCACCCGTCGCTCGACGCCTATTGGCGCGCGCACGCCGTGACGACGAACATCGCCAAAGTGCGCGCGCCGGTGTTGCAGATCGCGGGATGGTACGACGACTCACGCGGTCCGATCGACTACACGAATGCGCTTCTCGCCGTGCCGAACCATCCCTTCATTCGGCTGGTCATGGGGCCCGGCGCGCACAAGGGCGTCGATTACGTCGCCGGCGAGTTCGGTCCGCAGTCGCGCGTCGACACGCGACAGCTTCAGCTCCGTTGGTTCGACCACTACCTGCTCGGCAAGGACAACGGCGTCGACAAGGAGCCGCCGTTCGACGATTTCGTGTTCGGCGACAACACATGGCGAAAGGAAGCCGCGTGGCCGATCGCGCGCGCCGTGGCGACGAAGTGGTACGTGTCATCGGGCGGCGCCGCGAACACCAGCGCCGGCAACGGCCTACTCGACACGATTCCTCCGACCGGCGCCGCCGGGGACACGTTCACGTACGATCCGGCCAATCCCACTCCGTTCCTGATCGACTCGCGCGAGCTGGAGACCTCGCTCAACGAGGACTACACGTCGCTCAACGCGAGCCGCCGCGACGAGTTGGTATTCACGTCCAAGCCGCTCACCAAGCCGGTCGAAGTGACCGGGCAGATGTCCGCCACGCTCTGGGCGGCCACGGACGCGAAGGACACCGACTGGAACGTGATGCTCCTCGACGTCTTCCCCGACGGACACGCCGAACGCGTGCAGGACGGCCTGATGCGCGCGCGATTCCGAAAGGGGTTCGACAAGGAAGTGCCGCTCTCTCCCGGGAGCGTCGAGCAGTACGATCTCGACCTCTGGTTCACGTCGCGCGTGTTCGAGCCGGGCCACAAGATTCGCGTGACCGTGTCGTCGTCGCTCTTTCCGAAGTACGACCGCAACCTGAACACCGGCGGCAACAACGAGCGCGACAGCACGTTCGTCGTCGCGCACCAGACGCTCGTGCACGACGCGGCACATCCGTCGCATGTTCTCCTGCCCGTGATTCCCCGATGA
- a CDS encoding four helix bundle protein, with translation MRDFKRLEIWRRAHALVIALYKATAGYGRLGYGHLRSQLMRAADSIKTNIAEGCGTDSNRELARFLDMSIKSSNETENHLISVHDLELMPREQWLRYSAETVEIRKMTYAYRQKVLEDDEEL, from the coding sequence ATGCGGGACTTCAAGCGGCTCGAGATCTGGCGACGGGCGCACGCGCTTGTGATCGCGCTATATAAGGCCACGGCTGGCTATGGACGCCTCGGCTACGGTCACCTGCGGTCCCAGTTGATGCGCGCGGCCGATAGCATCAAGACGAACATCGCCGAGGGGTGCGGGACGGATTCCAATCGCGAACTCGCCCGATTTCTCGATATGTCGATCAAGTCATCCAACGAGACCGAAAACCATTTGATCAGCGTCCACGACCTGGAATTGATGCCCCGCGAACAGTGGCTTCGCTATTCGGCCGAGACCGTCGAAATCCGCAAGATGACTTATGCCTATCGCCAAAAAGTCTTGGAAGACGACGAGGAGCTTTAG